The proteins below are encoded in one region of Nitrospirota bacterium:
- a CDS encoding flippase-like domain-containing protein codes for MKHFKRIAGFLMIVIVFYFIGRVVYEQWDKISGYPWSLNSLWLGISIGILLAAYLLSAYEWTLILRMIGVRIELSKGISIFLLSMFGRYIPGGIWSPVGRVFLCRREGIADSRSGMSVLLEQTYPVVSAAFVFVVSLLFWHDTGPVARAFPLLVFVPLFFIFLHPKPFLRVMNPVLAWFGKGPINISLSFGNMLILAGYYSFSWIVAGVAFYCFIRAFYPLEFYYIPILSGISAISFIIGYLTFFTPAGLGVREGSITILLSLFIPTHIALGVALLSRLWIIGVELIILIIFLINAETRRMVRSALGW; via the coding sequence ATGAAACATTTTAAGAGAATCGCCGGCTTTCTCATGATAGTCATTGTCTTTTATTTCATAGGCAGGGTTGTCTATGAGCAGTGGGATAAGATTTCCGGATATCCGTGGTCGCTGAATTCATTGTGGTTGGGGATTTCTATCGGGATATTGTTGGCTGCATATTTATTATCAGCCTATGAATGGACATTAATCCTCAGGATGATAGGCGTCAGGATAGAGTTAAGTAAAGGGATCTCAATATTCCTGCTTTCCATGTTCGGCAGGTACATCCCTGGTGGTATATGGTCGCCCGTAGGGAGGGTATTTCTTTGCAGGCGTGAGGGGATTGCGGATTCACGCTCAGGGATGAGTGTCCTGCTTGAGCAGACCTATCCGGTTGTATCTGCCGCCTTTGTATTTGTTGTATCTCTCCTCTTCTGGCATGATACAGGACCTGTAGCGCGTGCATTCCCCCTCCTTGTCTTCGTTCCGCTTTTTTTTATCTTTCTCCATCCGAAACCGTTTCTTAGGGTCATGAATCCGGTACTTGCATGGTTTGGAAAAGGACCTATTAACATTTCCCTCTCATTTGGTAATATGCTGATCCTTGCCGGATATTATTCTTTTTCCTGGATAGTAGCAGGTGTTGCCTTCTACTGCTTTATAAGGGCCTTTTATCCATTAGAGTTCTACTATATACCAATTCTGAGTGGTATAAGTGCCATTTCATTTATAATTGGATATCTTACCTTTTTTACACCTGCCGGTCTGGGGGTGCGGGAAGGGAGTATTACTATCCTTTTGAGCCTTTTTATACCTACTCATATCGCACTTGGAGTGGCTTTATTGTCAAGGTTATGGATAATAGGGGTAGAGCTTATCATACTTATAATATTTCTTATAAACGCTGAAACCCGGAGGATGGTGCGGAGTGCGCTGGGCTGGTAA
- a CDS encoding glycosyltransferase family 2 protein, with the protein MSNAKISVVIPAYKEERVIGSVIKGVKSVIGDDCEVIVVDDGSPDGTWKMAKEAGALVIRHPYNIGNGAAVKSGIRAATGDIIVMMDGDGQHKPEDIPRLIEQIATYDMVIGARTGQSETSVHRDLANAIYNRFATYLTKMKILDLTSGFRAIKADIAKKFVYLLPNTFSYPTTITLSLIRAGHSVAFIPIVARKREGKSKIKLLKDGVRFFLIMLKIATLFSPFRVFLPVSAGFFFLGIGYYLYTFIEGHRFTNMSALLISNGIIIFMMALIAEQIAQLRLDRTEDPVHKHGEND; encoded by the coding sequence ATGAGTAATGCAAAGATTAGTGTAGTAATCCCGGCCTACAAGGAGGAGAGGGTCATTGGTTCCGTGATCAAAGGGGTGAAGTCAGTGATAGGAGATGACTGTGAAGTAATAGTCGTTGATGACGGATCTCCGGACGGTACATGGAAAATGGCTAAAGAGGCAGGCGCCCTTGTTATAAGGCATCCTTACAATATAGGGAACGGTGCTGCTGTTAAAAGCGGCATACGCGCTGCGACAGGGGATATAATTGTGATGATGGACGGTGACGGCCAGCACAAACCTGAAGATATCCCCCGGCTTATTGAACAGATTGCCACATATGACATGGTTATTGGCGCAAGGACAGGCCAGTCAGAAACGTCGGTTCACAGGGATCTGGCCAACGCGATATATAACCGGTTTGCTACTTATTTAACAAAGATGAAGATACTCGATCTCACATCCGGGTTCAGGGCGATTAAGGCAGATATTGCGAAGAAGTTCGTTTATCTGCTCCCCAATACATTCTCCTATCCCACTACAATAACGCTTTCTTTAATCAGGGCTGGACATAGTGTGGCTTTTATTCCCATTGTAGCAAGGAAAAGGGAGGGCAAGAGCAAGATAAAGCTGTTAAAGGACGGGGTAAGATTCTTTCTGATCATGCTGAAAATAGCCACATTATTTTCTCCTTTCAGGGTATTTCTACCGGTGAGCGCCGGGTTCTTTTTTCTGGGTATTGGATACTATTTATACACATTTATTGAGGGTCACAGATTTACGAATATGTCGGCCCTCCTGATCAGCAACGGTATTATTATCTTCATGATGGCATTGATAGCCGAGCAGATAGCGCAACTGCGGTTGGACAGGACAGAGGATCCAGTGCATAAACATGGAGAAAACGATTGA
- a CDS encoding DUF3842 family protein: MTVVVIDGQGGGIGAHIIEKMQKNLPESSVEKMDIIAIGTNAIATSLMMKAGANKAASGENSIVQVCRYADIIIGSWAIVIPNSMLGEYTQLMADAVASSKARKLLVPLPQQGIELIGVTPEPFPHMIDKLIDRLRRII; this comes from the coding sequence ATAACAGTGGTAGTGATAGACGGGCAGGGTGGCGGCATAGGGGCCCACATAATTGAGAAGATGCAGAAGAACCTTCCGGAGTCCTCCGTTGAAAAGATGGACATTATTGCCATCGGTACAAATGCAATAGCCACATCATTAATGATGAAGGCAGGGGCTAATAAGGCTGCTTCCGGAGAAAATTCCATAGTACAGGTCTGCAGGTATGCAGATATAATAATCGGTTCCTGGGCGATCGTTATACCTAATTCCATGCTTGGTGAGTATACTCAGTTAATGGCTGATGCAGTTGCGTCAAGCAAAGCGCGAAAACTTCTTGTCCCGCTGCCTCAGCAGGGGATTGAACTTATTGGTGTTACACCTGAACCATTTCCTCATATGATTGATAAACTGATTGACAGGTTAAGGAGAATCATTTAA
- a CDS encoding CooT family nickel-binding protein, translating into MCEASVYVEKEGKEELLLDSVDVLEPQEGGKIYIRNLAGEQKTLTARIKKIRLVEHKIILERTEG; encoded by the coding sequence ATGTGTGAAGCGAGCGTTTACGTGGAGAAAGAGGGGAAAGAGGAGCTGCTTTTAGATAGTGTTGATGTATTGGAACCCCAGGAGGGGGGAAAGATATATATAAGAAACCTTGCGGGTGAACAGAAGACTTTAACTGCCCGTATAAAAAAAATCAGGTTGGTTGAACATAAGATTATCCTTGAGAGGACTGAAGGATAG
- a CDS encoding DegT/DnrJ/EryC1/StrS family aminotransferase: MKLNFIDLKRQYNKYKTDIDREIFEVLESTQFILGSKVSELEKQLAAYVGVRFGIGVSSGTDALLLALMAYGVKSGDEIICPPFTFIATAEVIALLGAKPVFVDIDEKTYNINPSLIEDKITDKTKGIIPVGLYGQVADMDTIYSIAQNRGLFVIEDGCQSFGATYKGRRSCGLPDVGVTSFFPSKPLGGYGDGGMVFTDNEDIAKKINSLHVHGEEKRYQHKYIGINGRLDAIQAAILLAKFKYLEEEIKLRQQKGAYYTDGLKDVVVAPYIESHNTSVYAQYSIMAGKKRDELTKYLNDNGVPTAIHYPKPLHLQEAFSYLDYSEGDFPVSEKTSKEILSLPMSPFITKDEQDYVIEKIREFYKGLSS, encoded by the coding sequence ATGAAACTAAATTTCATAGATCTAAAACGTCAATATAACAAGTATAAAACCGACATAGACAGGGAAATATTCGAAGTCCTTGAGAGCACCCAGTTTATCCTTGGCAGCAAGGTCAGCGAGCTGGAGAAACAGCTTGCTGCTTACGTGGGTGTCCGTTTCGGAATAGGTGTTAGTTCCGGCACAGATGCCCTCCTCCTTGCCCTTATGGCATATGGTGTAAAAAGTGGTGATGAGATTATCTGTCCCCCGTTTACCTTTATCGCAACGGCTGAGGTCATTGCACTCCTTGGTGCAAAACCGGTGTTTGTTGACATTGATGAAAAGACCTACAACATTAACCCCTCTCTGATTGAAGATAAGATTACAGATAAGACTAAAGGGATAATCCCCGTAGGCCTTTATGGCCAGGTTGCTGATATGGATACCATATATTCCATTGCGCAGAACAGAGGGCTCTTTGTGATTGAAGACGGGTGCCAGTCTTTCGGTGCGACATACAAGGGGCGAAGGTCCTGTGGTCTGCCTGATGTCGGTGTGACATCATTTTTCCCGTCCAAGCCTCTCGGCGGTTATGGTGACGGGGGGATGGTCTTTACTGACAATGAGGATATTGCGAAGAAGATAAACAGCCTCCATGTTCATGGGGAGGAGAAGAGGTACCAGCATAAGTATATAGGCATAAATGGAAGGTTAGATGCCATACAGGCGGCGATACTCCTTGCAAAATTTAAATATCTCGAAGAAGAGATAAAGTTGAGACAGCAGAAGGGTGCGTATTATACTGATGGTCTGAAAGACGTAGTTGTCGCACCATATATCGAATCACATAATACGTCTGTGTATGCCCAGTATTCGATTATGGCAGGGAAGAAAAGAGATGAGTTGACCAAGTACCTGAATGATAATGGAGTCCCAACCGCTATCCACTACCCGAAGCCGCTGCATCTTCAGGAGGCATTCAGCTATCTGGATTACAGTGAAGGCGATTTCCCGGTTAGCGAGAAGACGTCAAAAGAAATATTGTCCCTTCCCATGTCTCCGTTTATTACTAAAGATGAACAGGATTACGTGATTGAGAAGATCAGAGAGTTTTATAAAGGTCTGTCATCCTGA